A genome region from Anopheles stephensi strain Indian chromosome 2, UCI_ANSTEP_V1.0, whole genome shotgun sequence includes the following:
- the LOC118506916 gene encoding cytochrome P450 4d2-like isoform X2, with amino-acid sequence MLVQFILTFIVLVLLRYVSHDWSLKKSVRIAGPKPVPVLGNVLMYAGKNPYDIIDFVSELRNKYGNLFRVWIGNRLALFCTNVKYNETVLSSQKLIRKSELYKFLIPWLGDGLLLSTGQKWFNKRKILTPAFHFKILDQFIEVFHKQSNIMAVRLRPAANGSLVNIYPYVTLAALDIICETAMGTSINAQTDADSAYVKAITELSLVLTGRFVKVWQRVDFLFNLSADKRRQDRIIKVLHEFTTKIIQSRRRELMERGGAKVEDEDPADIGTKRRMAFLDVLLQATIDGRPLTDREIQEEVDTFMFEGHDTTTISISFTLLLLARHPDVQEKVYQEVVDIVGSDPHTPLSHRNLQDMKYLEMVIKESLRLYPPVPIIARRFTENVELEGKTVPEGSNFNIGIMHMHRDPTLFPDPERFDPERFAPDRTMEQSSPYAYVPFSAGPRNCIGQKFAMLELKSTVSKVIRNFRLTSAGPEPKLTMQLTLKPRDGLYIGFVPRA; translated from the exons ATGTTGGTGCAGTTTATTTTAACGTTTATCGTGCTCGTGTTGCTGCGCTATGTTTCCCACGATTGGTCGTTAAAAAAATCGGTTCGCATTGCTGGACCGAAGCCAGTGCCCGTACTAGGAAATGTGTTGATGTACGCGGGGAAAAATCCGTATG ACATAATCGATTTCGTGTCCGAGCTGAGAAATAAGTATGGTAACCTGTTTCGCGTCTGGATCGGGAACCGGTTGGCACTGTTCTGCACCAACGTAAAGTACAACGAAACGGTGCTGAGCAGCCAGAAGCTGATACGGAAGAGCGAGCTGTACAAATTCCTCATCCCCTGGCTCGGAGATGGGTTACTGCTGAGCACGGGCCAGAAATGGTTCAACAAGCGCAAGATCCTTACGCCCGCTTTCCACTTCAAGATACTGGACCAATTTATCGAGGTGTTTCACAAGCAGAGCAACATCATGGCCGTGCGGTTGCGGCCGGCGGCGAATGGATCGTTGGTCAACATTTACCCGTACGTGACGCTGGCTGCGTTGGACATTATTTGCGAAACGGCAATGGGTACCTCGATCAACGCACAAACCGATGCCGATTCGGCATACGTTAAGGCCATAACGGAGCTGAGTCTGGTGCTTACCGGGCGGTTCGTGAAGGTGTGGCAACGGGTTGACTTCCTGTTCAATCTGTCCGCCGACAAGCGGCGACAGGATCGCATCATTAAGGTGCTGCACGAGTTCACCACGAAGATCATTCAATCCCGCCGGCGGGAACTGATGGAGCGGGGTGGCGCTAAGGTTGAGGATGAGGATCCGGCCGATATAGGAACGAAGCGACGGATGGCGTTTTTGGATGTGCTGCTGCAGGCCACTATCGATGGACGTCCGCTTACGGATAGAGAAATTCAGGAGGAAGTGGACACATTCATGTTCGAGGGTCACGATACGACAACGATCTCCATATCGTtcaccctgctgctgcttgctcgGCATCCCGATGTCCAGGAAAAGGTGTACCAAGAAGTGGTGGACATTGTGGGTAGTGATCCGCACACACCGCTTAGCCATCGTAATCTGCAGGACATGAAGTATCTGGAGATGGTGATCAAAGAATCGCTACGGTTGTACCCACCGGTACCGATCATCGCACGTCGATTCACCGAGAACGTTGAGTTGg AAGGGAAAACAGTTCCGGAAGGGTCCAACTTTAATATTGGGATCATGCACATGCACCGAGATCCTACCCTATTTCCCGATCCGGAACGTTTCGACCCTGAACGGTTCGCACCTGATCGAACGATGGAACAGTCCAGCCCGTACGCGTACGTACCGTTCAGTGCTGGTCCTCGGAATTGCATCG GCCAAAAGTTTGCGATGCTCGAGCTGAAAAGTACTGTGTCGAAGGTTATACGTAACTTTAGGCTAACCTCGGCCGGTCCGGAACCAAAGCTAACGATGCAGTTGACGCTGAAGCCACGGGACGGTCTGTACATTGGATTCGTTCCACGTGCATAG
- the LOC118506931 gene encoding inactive ubiquitin carboxyl-terminal hydrolase MINDY-4B isoform X1 — MAKLKIVGGRPITMDEAIELRQTVFGSAASPPRGEWTRTGFTFGPASQVCKPPPPPFPAFRTIQHRTRSIRQEYPYGLRTPRNATRGMQSVLQAHIIKQFIFDNKPRDKSVPLEELLKPTEAEQALSLYTAMSDILWNIGEKSKAIVALPGEASHIPHSHVYFQDNVTEKLYFFEFTKLDDLQIFMKRYLPYFTENPGPGTLLYLYSAVLTRGMENMRNDLDAPKGAHLMGPHEEGSLNVITLLLTGRATPYLHNGVVYVGDEDHYAVPQFGILSRGAIGLLVWEGENEAMRSASRMPGSRLKTPATPVWVSCCCGHYGVLFNSNRELLRNYHAEKRFELHYYTCAGCYLSMTVDNRGQDEGGGDNGDQEGDRKRDDMVSTPLERLIHTKWMDAKITYHGALPASLNF, encoded by the exons ATGGCAAAGCTGAAAATAGTTGGTGGGCGGCCCATAACGATGGATGAAGCTATc GAACTACGACAAACGGTATTCGGATCAGCAGCCAGTCCTCCACGTGGTGAATGGACACGCACTGGATTTACGTTCGGGCCTGCAAGCCAAGTATgtaaaccccccccccccccgtttccCGCTTTCCGTACAATTCAACACCGTACACGTTCCATCCGACAGGAATATCCGTACGGACTGCGTACTCCTCGCAATGCAACGAGAGGCATGCAGTCCGTCCTGCAGGCACACATCATCAAGCAGTTCATATTCGACAACAAGCCCCGCGACAAATCGGTCCCGCTCGAGGAGCTGCTGAAGCCGACCGAGGCGGAACAGGCCCTGTCCCTCTACACCGCCATGTCGGACATACTGTGGAACATTGGCGAAAAGTCGAAAGCGATCGTAGCGTTACCGGGCGAGGCGTCCCACATACCGCACAGCCACGTTTACTTTCAGGACAATGTCACGGAGAAGCTGTACTTTTTCGAGTTCACCAAGCTGGACGATCTGCAGATATTTATGAAGCGGTATTTGCCCTAC TTTACAGAGAATCCTGGCCCAGGAACGCTGCTCTATCTGTACAGTGCTGTATTAACGCGTGGCATGGAGAACATGCGCAACGATCTGGATGCACCGAAGGGAGCCCATCTGATGGGACCGCACGAGGAAGGTTCCCTGAACGTCATTACACTGCTGCTAACAGGGCGTGCAACGCCGTACCTGCACAATGGCGTCGTGTACGTCGGCGACGAGGATCACTAC gCCGTACCACAATTCGGAATCCTGAGCCGTGGAGCGATCGGGCTGCTAGTATGGGAGGGAGAAAACGAGGCGATGCGCTCCGCCTCCCGTATGCCCGGTTCGCGACTCAAAACTCCGGCCACCCCGGTCTGGgttagctgctgctgcggccaTTACGGAGTGCTGTTCAACTCTAACCGAGAGCTGCTGCGCAACTATCACGCCGAAAAGCGATTCGAGCTGCATTACTACACTTGCGCCGGTTGTTACCTTTCGATGACCGTCGACAACCGCGGACAGGACGAGGGCGGTGGCGATAACGGTGATCAGGAAGGGGACCGCAAGCGGGACGATATGGTCTCTACGCCGCTGGAAAGACTTATACACACGAAGTGGATGGACGCCAAGATCACGTACCATGGCGCTCTGCCGGCCTCGTTGAACTTCTAA
- the LOC118506931 gene encoding inactive ubiquitin carboxyl-terminal hydrolase MINDY-4B isoform X2, with protein sequence MAKLKIVGGRPITMDEAIELRQTVFGSAASPPRGEWTRTGFTFGPASQEYPYGLRTPRNATRGMQSVLQAHIIKQFIFDNKPRDKSVPLEELLKPTEAEQALSLYTAMSDILWNIGEKSKAIVALPGEASHIPHSHVYFQDNVTEKLYFFEFTKLDDLQIFMKRYLPYFTENPGPGTLLYLYSAVLTRGMENMRNDLDAPKGAHLMGPHEEGSLNVITLLLTGRATPYLHNGVVYVGDEDHYAVPQFGILSRGAIGLLVWEGENEAMRSASRMPGSRLKTPATPVWVSCCCGHYGVLFNSNRELLRNYHAEKRFELHYYTCAGCYLSMTVDNRGQDEGGGDNGDQEGDRKRDDMVSTPLERLIHTKWMDAKITYHGALPASLNF encoded by the exons ATGGCAAAGCTGAAAATAGTTGGTGGGCGGCCCATAACGATGGATGAAGCTATc GAACTACGACAAACGGTATTCGGATCAGCAGCCAGTCCTCCACGTGGTGAATGGACACGCACTGGATTTACGTTCGGGCCTGCAAGCCAA GAATATCCGTACGGACTGCGTACTCCTCGCAATGCAACGAGAGGCATGCAGTCCGTCCTGCAGGCACACATCATCAAGCAGTTCATATTCGACAACAAGCCCCGCGACAAATCGGTCCCGCTCGAGGAGCTGCTGAAGCCGACCGAGGCGGAACAGGCCCTGTCCCTCTACACCGCCATGTCGGACATACTGTGGAACATTGGCGAAAAGTCGAAAGCGATCGTAGCGTTACCGGGCGAGGCGTCCCACATACCGCACAGCCACGTTTACTTTCAGGACAATGTCACGGAGAAGCTGTACTTTTTCGAGTTCACCAAGCTGGACGATCTGCAGATATTTATGAAGCGGTATTTGCCCTAC TTTACAGAGAATCCTGGCCCAGGAACGCTGCTCTATCTGTACAGTGCTGTATTAACGCGTGGCATGGAGAACATGCGCAACGATCTGGATGCACCGAAGGGAGCCCATCTGATGGGACCGCACGAGGAAGGTTCCCTGAACGTCATTACACTGCTGCTAACAGGGCGTGCAACGCCGTACCTGCACAATGGCGTCGTGTACGTCGGCGACGAGGATCACTAC gCCGTACCACAATTCGGAATCCTGAGCCGTGGAGCGATCGGGCTGCTAGTATGGGAGGGAGAAAACGAGGCGATGCGCTCCGCCTCCCGTATGCCCGGTTCGCGACTCAAAACTCCGGCCACCCCGGTCTGGgttagctgctgctgcggccaTTACGGAGTGCTGTTCAACTCTAACCGAGAGCTGCTGCGCAACTATCACGCCGAAAAGCGATTCGAGCTGCATTACTACACTTGCGCCGGTTGTTACCTTTCGATGACCGTCGACAACCGCGGACAGGACGAGGGCGGTGGCGATAACGGTGATCAGGAAGGGGACCGCAAGCGGGACGATATGGTCTCTACGCCGCTGGAAAGACTTATACACACGAAGTGGATGGACGCCAAGATCACGTACCATGGCGCTCTGCCGGCCTCGTTGAACTTCTAA
- the LOC118506916 gene encoding cytochrome P450 4d2-like isoform X1, with the protein MVVQILLALLVVILTINYLLVRQNIKYGKHIPGPLPLPIVGCFYIYINLKPEDIIDFVSELRNKYGNLFRVWIGNRLALFCTNVKYNETVLSSQKLIRKSELYKFLIPWLGDGLLLSTGQKWFNKRKILTPAFHFKILDQFIEVFHKQSNIMAVRLRPAANGSLVNIYPYVTLAALDIICETAMGTSINAQTDADSAYVKAITELSLVLTGRFVKVWQRVDFLFNLSADKRRQDRIIKVLHEFTTKIIQSRRRELMERGGAKVEDEDPADIGTKRRMAFLDVLLQATIDGRPLTDREIQEEVDTFMFEGHDTTTISISFTLLLLARHPDVQEKVYQEVVDIVGSDPHTPLSHRNLQDMKYLEMVIKESLRLYPPVPIIARRFTENVELEGKTVPEGSNFNIGIMHMHRDPTLFPDPERFDPERFAPDRTMEQSSPYAYVPFSAGPRNCIGQKFAMLELKSTVSKVIRNFRLTSAGPEPKLTMQLTLKPRDGLYIGFVPRA; encoded by the exons atggtggtgcagaTTTTGCTAGCCCTGCTGGTGGTGATCCTCACGATCAATTACTTGCTGGTGCGTCAAAATATCAAGTATGGCAAACACATCCCGGGACCGTTGCCGCTGCCGATAGTGGGCTGCTTCTACATCTACATCAATTTGAAGCCCGAAG ACATAATCGATTTCGTGTCCGAGCTGAGAAATAAGTATGGTAACCTGTTTCGCGTCTGGATCGGGAACCGGTTGGCACTGTTCTGCACCAACGTAAAGTACAACGAAACGGTGCTGAGCAGCCAGAAGCTGATACGGAAGAGCGAGCTGTACAAATTCCTCATCCCCTGGCTCGGAGATGGGTTACTGCTGAGCACGGGCCAGAAATGGTTCAACAAGCGCAAGATCCTTACGCCCGCTTTCCACTTCAAGATACTGGACCAATTTATCGAGGTGTTTCACAAGCAGAGCAACATCATGGCCGTGCGGTTGCGGCCGGCGGCGAATGGATCGTTGGTCAACATTTACCCGTACGTGACGCTGGCTGCGTTGGACATTATTTGCGAAACGGCAATGGGTACCTCGATCAACGCACAAACCGATGCCGATTCGGCATACGTTAAGGCCATAACGGAGCTGAGTCTGGTGCTTACCGGGCGGTTCGTGAAGGTGTGGCAACGGGTTGACTTCCTGTTCAATCTGTCCGCCGACAAGCGGCGACAGGATCGCATCATTAAGGTGCTGCACGAGTTCACCACGAAGATCATTCAATCCCGCCGGCGGGAACTGATGGAGCGGGGTGGCGCTAAGGTTGAGGATGAGGATCCGGCCGATATAGGAACGAAGCGACGGATGGCGTTTTTGGATGTGCTGCTGCAGGCCACTATCGATGGACGTCCGCTTACGGATAGAGAAATTCAGGAGGAAGTGGACACATTCATGTTCGAGGGTCACGATACGACAACGATCTCCATATCGTtcaccctgctgctgcttgctcgGCATCCCGATGTCCAGGAAAAGGTGTACCAAGAAGTGGTGGACATTGTGGGTAGTGATCCGCACACACCGCTTAGCCATCGTAATCTGCAGGACATGAAGTATCTGGAGATGGTGATCAAAGAATCGCTACGGTTGTACCCACCGGTACCGATCATCGCACGTCGATTCACCGAGAACGTTGAGTTGg AAGGGAAAACAGTTCCGGAAGGGTCCAACTTTAATATTGGGATCATGCACATGCACCGAGATCCTACCCTATTTCCCGATCCGGAACGTTTCGACCCTGAACGGTTCGCACCTGATCGAACGATGGAACAGTCCAGCCCGTACGCGTACGTACCGTTCAGTGCTGGTCCTCGGAATTGCATCG GCCAAAAGTTTGCGATGCTCGAGCTGAAAAGTACTGTGTCGAAGGTTATACGTAACTTTAGGCTAACCTCGGCCGGTCCGGAACCAAAGCTAACGATGCAGTTGACGCTGAAGCCACGGGACGGTCTGTACATTGGATTCGTTCCACGTGCATAG
- the LOC118506924 gene encoding putative Dol-P-Glc:Glc(2)Man(9)GlcNAc(2)-PP-Dol alpha-1,2-glucosyltransferase: MMIKKLVPLVCLLGYSAISFVVFNKVYETSQLVIDEEFHLRQGDHYCHGRFQVWDPKITTFPGLYLASALVLRPLEACSVYNLRLTSFIAAIINVVLIYKLRQSFLNQKGSTIKVMLETASLSLLPPLYFFSHLYYTDVLSVTAVLLLLLASERRRHNWAALWGFCAVLMRQTNIVWVGFVCGSRAIDMLVTRGRLRETLLSPRRVFAVVADIIDRFWAYAIVMVGFIAFLAFNGSIVIGDKSAHEAAVHLPQLFYFVVFFASFSASLVLPALRTILRTVSHKWYVGLAVCAAFGAIVHYNTIVHPYLLADNRHYTFYLWNRFFGRWWFARYLPLPVYVVGGLLLWKASMQHQSFGYKLLATLAILASIALQQLIEVRYFILPFLVLRVLRKGGISRGALAVELLLNIAINVVTFALFFQKEIVWKNYSHPQRIMW; the protein is encoded by the exons ATGATGATCAAAAAGTTAGTTCCATTAGTTTGCCTACTCGGCTATTCTGCTATTTCATTCGTTGTGTTTAATAAAGTGTACGAAACGAGTCAACTGGTGATCGATGAAGAGTTTCACTTACGGCAAGGAGACCACTATTGCCATGGCCGGTTTCAAGTG TGGGATCCCAAAATTACAACCTTTCCTGGGCTTTATCTGGCATCCGCTCTTGTGTTACGACCGCTCGAAGCCTGTTCGGTGTACAACTTGCGCCTAACGTCGTTCATAGCGGCAATCATTAACGTAGTGCTTATCTACAAATTAAGACAAAGCTTTCTAAACCAGAAAGGTTCCACCATCAAGGTAATGCTGGAAACGGCTTCACTGTCGTTGCTTCCGCCGTTGTATTTCTTTTCCCATCTGTACTACACGGATGTGTTGTCCGTGACGGCGgtgctactgttgctgctagCCAGCGAACGACGACGGCACAATTGGGCAGCCCTTTGGGGCTTTTGTGCTGTGCTGATGCGACAAACCAACATCGTATGGGTTGGATTTGTATGCGGTTCGCGAGCCATCGATATGCTGGTAACCCGTGGAAGGTTACGAGAGACACTGCTCTCACCCCGACGAGTGTTTGCCGTTGTTGCGGACATAATCGATCGGTTCTGGGCGTACGCTATCGTGATGGTTGGCTTCATCGCTTTTCTCGCATTCAATGGGTCTATCGTGATAGGTGATAAATCGGCACACGAAGCTGCTGTGCACCTTCCCCAG TTGTTTTACTTTGTCGTATTTTTCGCGTCATTCAGCGCTTCCCTGGTACTTCCTGCGTTAAGAACAATCTTGAGAACGGTATCACACAAATGGTACGTCGGACTGGCAGTTTGTGCAGCTTTCGGGGCCATCGTACACTACAATACGATCGTGCATCCGTACCTGCTGGCCGATAATCGACACTACACGTTTTACCTTTGGAACCGTTTCTTTGGCCGCTGGTGGTTTGCACGTTACCTGCCATTGCCGGTGTACGTGGTCGGCGGATTGCTGCTGTGGAAGGCAAGCATGCAGCATCAATCGTTTGGATACAAGCTGCTCGCCACACTGGCCATACTGGCATCGATAGCGCTACAACAACTGATTGAAGTTCGGTACTTTATTCTTCCCTTCCTTGTGCTGCGAGTGTTGCGCAAAGGAGGAATTTCAAGAGGTGCTCTGGCGGTGGAATTGCTGCTTAATATTGCTATCAATGTAGTAACATTTGCGCTCTTCTTTCAAAAAGAAATAGTGTGGAAAAACTATTCCCATCCTCAGCGCATAATGTGGTAA
- the LOC118506925 gene encoding venom protease-like: MPSIVSVVLQLLLIVSTVYGYSIVRDQDEIDGVLNLSDVDQTLAEEDSGVAGRSTPKEHRASFAYRKQQRQSKQLDLNELSRKRRATAGTTNASSKGKECRTRAGEKGHCTRYQNCKGPELKDNVWSILQHLCIMENIAVGICCPDVVLDGNGPEFSVRLPATADSYDDVDGLGDGPMARDAIVRPEERGCGLSTKQLSKIAGGRPADSNEWPWMVALVMSRASFCGGVLITDRHVLTAAHCVMNLKLNQFIVRLGEYDFKQFNETRYRDFRVAEIRAHADFDQISYENDIAMLKLIQPSFFNSYIWPICMPPLDDSWNGYQAVVTGWGTQFFGGPHSPILMEVKIPIWSNQECQEVYVNRIYNTTLCAGEYEGGKDSCQGDSGGPLMIQLPNRRWAVVGIVSWGIRCGEANHPGIYTRVSSYVRWIIENAVF; this comes from the exons ATGCCTTCAATAGTGTCGGTGGTTCTGCAGTTGCTGCTAATTGTTTCTACGGTGTATGGATATAGTATTGTTCGTGATCAAGATGAGATTGATGGAGTGCTGAACCTCAGTGACGTTGATCAAACACTAGCAGAGGAAGATAGCGGAGTGGCTGGCAGGAGCACTCCGAAAGAACATCGAGCGTCGTTTGCCTATCGGAAGCAACAACGCCAAAGCAAGCAACTCGATCTAAATGAACTTTCACGCAAACGACGTGCAACGGCAGGAACGACCAAC GCCTCTTCCAAGGGCAAGGAATGCCGCACTCGGGCCGGCGAAAAAGGACACTGTACGCGCTATCAAAACTGCAAAGGGCCCGAGCTGAAGGACAACGTATGGTCCATCCTGCAGCATCTGTGCATCATGGAGAACATCGCGGTTGGTATCTGCTGTCCGGATGTGGTGCTGGATGGCAACGGGCCCGAGTTCTCCGTCCGCTTACCGGCTACAGCCGATTCGTACGATGACGTCGATGGGCTCGGTGATGGACCGATGGCGCGGGACGCGATCGTTCGACCGGAAGAGCGTGGCTGTGGACTATCGACAAAACAGCTGTCAAAGATAGCCGGTGGACGACCGGCCGATTCCAACGAGTGGCCCTGGATGGTGGCACTCGTCATGTCACGGGCTTCGTTCTGTGGCGGTGTGCTCATCACGGATCGTCACGTCCTCACGGCGGCCCACTGCGTGATGAACCTGAAGCTGAACCAGTTTATCGTACGACTCGGCGAGTACGACTTCAAGCAGTTTAACGAAACGCGCTACCGCGACTTCCGTGTGGCGGAGATCCGCGCTCACGCCGACTTTGACCAGATCAGCTACGAGAATGATATCGCGATGCTGAAGCTGATACAACCATCGTTCTTTAACTCGTACATCTGGCCCATCTGCATGCCACCGCTCGATGACAGCTGGAACGGGTATCAGGCTGTCGTGACCGGCTGGGGTACGCAGTTCTTCGGCGGCCCGCATTCACCCATCCTGATGGAGGTGAAGATCCCGATTTGGTCCAACCAGGAATGTCAGGAGGTGTACGTGAACCGTATCTACAATACGACTCTGTGCGCGGGCGAGTACGAGGGAGGAAAGGACTCGTGCCAGGGTGATAGTGGTGGACCGTTGATGATACAGCTGCCCAATCGACGGTGGGCCGTGGTTGGTATCGTATCATGGGGTATTCGATGCGGTGAAGCCAACCATCCTGGTATCTACACGCGGGTCAGCTCGTACGTACGATGGATCATCGAAAATGCTGTGTTCTAA
- the LOC118506914 gene encoding cytochrome P450 4d1-like has translation MFVATLTFAVLAISVALYVYVEKFSKILKHSGKLGGPRAYPLIGNGLLFAGKTPAEFLQTVGRLIQQYGKCFRVWLGTQMLIVITEPKDIEVLLSSNKYIDKSIEYDFIRPWLGEGLLTSTGRKWHTHRKVITPTFHFKILEQFVEIFDQQSNTFVQVLGAHAKSGDTFDIFLPVTLCALDVICETAMGTKVNAQLNAKSEYVQAVKDITNLVQIRLFNFLIRYEFFYLFSSNRRKQLEALKVLHGYTDSVIKSRRKELESGNSNTVDINENDLGIKKKMAFLDMLLQSKIDGQPLTDLEIREEVDTFMFEGHDTTTSAISFLLQNLAKHPEIQQKVFDEVRNVVGDDRTRPVTIAMLNDMHYLDLVIKETLRLYPSVPMFGRKMMEDAEINGKVFPAGSNTIILPFFLGRNPEFFPNPEKFDPERFNVETSAEKTNPYQYVPFSAGPRNCIGQKFAVAEIKSLTSKVLRHYELLPPVGKFDETFIAELILRPEKGIYVRLKPRVY, from the exons ATGTTCGTGGCAACGTTAACCTTCGCCGTGTTGGCCATTTCCGTGGCGCTGTACGTGTATGTGGAAAAGTTTAGCAAAATCCTTAAGCACAGTGGGAAACTGGGAGGTCCCCGTGCTTATCCGCTGATCGGCAATGGGTTGCTTTTTGCTGGCAAAACACCCGCAG AGTTTTTGCAGACTGTAGGACGGCTCATACAACAGTACGGCAAGTGCTTCCGGGTGTGGTTGGGAACACAGATGCTGATCGTCATTACCGAACCGAAAGATATAGAG GTACTTTTAAGCAGCAACAAGTACATCGATAAATCGATCGAGTACGACTTCATTCGTCCGTGGTTGGGCGAAGGACTGTTGACCAGTACCGGGCGCAAGTGGCACACTCACCGGAAGGTGATCACTCCAACGTTTCACTTTAAAATTCTGGAGCAATTTGTGGAAATATTCGATCAGCAGAGTAACACGTTCGTGCAGGTGCTGGGAGCACACGCCAAATCGGGCGACACCTTTGACATCTTCCTGCCGGTGACACTGTGCGCGTTGGACGTTATCTGTG AAACCGCCATGGGTACGAAGGTCAACGCTCAGCTCAACGCCAAATCGGAGTATGTGCAGGCGGTTAAGGA CATTACCAATTTGGTTCAGATCCGACTGTTCAATTTCCTTATTCGGTACGAATTTTTCTACCTCTTTTCTTCGAATCGgcgcaagcagctggaagCCCTGAAGGTCCTGCACGGATACACGGATAGTGTCATCAAAAGTCGACGCAAGGAGCTGGAGTCTGGGAACAGCAACACGGTTGACATCAACGAGAATGATTTGGGCATTAAGAAGAAGATGGCATTCCTGGACATGTTGCTACAGTCGAAGATCGACGGACAACCGTTGACCGATCTCGAGATACGGGAGGAGGTGGACACGTTCATGTTCGAAGGGCACGACACGACGACATCGGCCATCAGTTTTTTGCTGCAAAACCTAGCCAAACATCCGGAAATTCAGCAGAAAGTGTTCGACGAGGTACGAAACGTGGTTGGTGATGATCGTACACGACCCGTCACGATAGCGATGCTAAACGATATGCATTATCTGGATCTGGTGATCAAGGAAACGCTTCGCCTTTACCCTTCGGTACCGAtgtttggaaggaaaatgatGGAAGATGCCGAAATTA ACGGAAAAGTGTTTCCAGCGGGCTCGAACACAATCATCCTACCATTTTTCCTCGGTCGCAATCCGGAATTCTTCCCGAACCCGGAAAAGTTTGATCCGGAACGGTTCAACGTGGAAACGTCTGCGGAAAAGACAAACCCCTACCAGTACGTTCCGTTCAGCGCTGGTCCACGGAATTGCATTGGACAGAAGTTTGCCGTGGCAGAGATTAAGAGCCTCACTAGCAAAGTGTTGCGGCATTACGAGTTATTGCCACCGGTCGGAAAGTTTGATGAAACGTTTATTGCTGAGCTTATCCTGCGCCCCGAAAAGGGTATCTACGTTCGACTGAAGCCACGCGTTTATTAG